From the genome of Silurus meridionalis isolate SWU-2019-XX chromosome 20, ASM1480568v1, whole genome shotgun sequence, one region includes:
- the mterf4 gene encoding transcription termination factor 4, mitochondrial, producing the protein MSSQAHTALWILRWTWKTCLPKRVPGKELPRVPLFFLLRPLCSSQPVPPLSTPAQTIQPGRKEITLQSLAEMGFSEKQAVMVYEAANKNRCKHDLPVLTVLFSLGLNPGTVLKVLEKCPELYSLKEAQLQQRVLNLRKLGLLEGSLQRVISLYPRILSFPVKRMSTVSRLLREKCQFTAQQMADILRDSPHVVEEEPARLEYMFQYVYFRMGCHQAEMVKAKLFRLSLEELRCRHSFLERRGLYQTPDKKGQTLILNPRLKDFLSVSEETFLTDIAKATQEEFAVFKKLVAREHEEEQQCEEYSSSDDDDDDDDNDNDDDSEVMERPHSLESSSKKKMKQRSKMPEGH; encoded by the exons ATGAGTAGTCAAGCACACACTGCTTTATGG ATTCTACGATGGACGTGGAAAACCTGCTTACCAAAACGTGTTCCTGGAAAAGAATTGCCCAGGGTGCcgttattttttcttctccgaCCACTCTGTTCATCGCAGCCAGTTCCACCCCTGTCCACACCTGCTCAGACCATCCAGCCTGGCAGGAAAGAGATAACTCTGCAGTCTCTGGCTGAAATGGGTTTCTCTGAGAAACAGGCTGTGATGGTGTATGAAGCAGCAAATAAAAATCGCTGTAAGCATGACCTGCCAGTCTTAACCGTGCTGTTCAGCCTCGGCTTAAACCCAGGCACCGTGCTGAAGGTCCTGGAGAAATGTCCTGAACTTTATTCTCTTAAAGAAGCTCAgttacagcagcgcgttttaaaTCTGAGGAAGCTTGGCCTGCTTGAAG GCAGTTTGCAGAGGGTGATAAGCCTCTACCCTCGGATCCTATCGTTTCCGGTGAAGAGGATGAGCACTGTGTCTCGTCTCCTCCGAGAAAAATGCCAGTTCACCGCTCAGCAGATGGCAGACATCCTTCGAGACTCACCACATGTAGTGGAGGAAGAGCCTGCACGTCTGGAGTACATGTTTCAG TACGTATACTTCCGTATGGGCTGTCACCAGGCTGAGATGGTGAAGGCGAAGCTCTTTAGACTTTCCCTGGAGGAGCTGCGGTGTCGTCACAGCTTCCTGGAGCGTCGTGGACTGTACCAAACCCCTGACAAGAAGGGCCAGACGCTTATACTCAACCCACGCCTCAAAGACTTTCTCAGTGTCTCGGAGGAAACTTTTCTCACAGATATCGCCAAGGCCACACAGGAAGAGTTCGCTGTGTTCAAGAAACTTGTGGCAAGAGAGCACGAAGAAGAGCAGCAATGTGAAGAGTATAGtagtagtgatgatgatgatgatgatgatgataatgataatgatgatgacagtGAGGTTATGGAGAGACCCCATTCTTTGGAATCTAGCTCcaagaagaaaatgaaacagAGGTCCAAGATGCCAGAAGGACACTAG
- the LOC124402779 gene encoding probable G-protein coupled receptor 148, whose product MNYTLLSITSIDWFQAMQKEGMNFLIIPAALLTTITLMVNPVLLFCIFYSPSLRQETRYLLLANTLLSDILFLSFNLANISCNALDMEMHYIFCEVLMVATVTTYCSSVLTLTLMVIDTFMAVRWPLRYNEILPLSRVKKIVGVVWAIALMYPLSLLVVMVVRKQGDPANLKVCLVLLTLKSLENDIAVSLHIYFSVWVILCTILIFYCYIRLYMVTRRSGIWRSRYSRARLTLLAHAVMLLIYFAPGLVFTVELAKFDALVNYHLELAVWINTVNLAVLMVVPRACAPYLYGLRYREVYETVRQMLKKKLLSQHTNSLPSTSP is encoded by the coding sequence ATGAATTACACTTTACTCTCTATTACTTCTATTGATTGGTTCCAGGCCATGCAGAAGGAAGGGATGAATTTTCTAATCATTCCTGCTGCTCTCCTAACTACCATCACTCTGATGGTAAATCCAGTACTCCTCTTCTGCATCTTCTACAGTCCATCTCTCCGACAGGAAACACGCTACCTGCTCCTGGCTAATACCCTACTGTCAGACATCCTATTTCTTAGCTTCAACCTCGCCAACATTTCCTGTAATGCGCTGGACATGGAAATGCACTACATATTCTGCGAGGTCTTGATGGTTGCCACAGTGACTACGTACTGCTCCTCAGTGTTGACTCTCACGCTGATGGTCATCGATACGTTTATGGCCGTGCGATGGCCATTGCGCTACAATGAAATCTTGCCTCTGTCACGGGTAAAGAAGATTGTCGGGGTGGTGTGGGCCATAGCTTTGATGTATCCACTGTCACtgctggtggtgatggtggtcaGAAAACAGGGCGACCCAGCGAACCTTAAGGTGTGTCTGGTGCTGCTCACTCTTAAGTCACTAGAAAACGACATAGCGGTTAGCTTGCATATATACTTCAGCGTGTGGGTGATTTTATGCACTATCCTGATCTTCTACTGCTACATCCGTCTCTACATGGTCACCAGGAGATCTGGAATATGGCGAAGTCGTTACTCTCGAGCTCGGCTGACTCTGTTAGCACACGCTGTGATGTTACTAATATACTTTGCACCTGGTTTGGTGTTTACAGTGGAGCTTGCGAAGTTTGATGCGTTGGTTAATTATCATTTGGAGCTGGCTGTGTGGATCAATACAGTGAATCTGGCGGTGCTGATGGTTGTGCCACGTGCTTGTGCCCCCTACTTGTATGGTTTGCGTTATCGGGAGGTCTATGAGACTGTTCGGCAGATGCTGAAGAAAAAATTGCTCAGCCAGCACACCAACAGTTTACCATCAACAAGCCCTTAA
- the LOC124402778 gene encoding probable G-protein coupled receptor 148 — translation MDALLQGRTERLFTAAEDFILSLLCTFGDWYNSSGQAERLGRQFALTNTSRTAMELFVQEWQVFLPPRHVRVLQICPILGFLAVFLTTPIILARILSRAHLRQQTRYLLLANALLSDLLFVAFYMLTTCLNAATVLMSDLACAAMLFLMGIFYSGGIFSATAIVLDTSLAILAPLRYATLWPVSRTYAAVLTIWVISVFFPAASVGLFLWYHTMSPCTQHICSLPLVLVLTVSHSKPLQVCMLLTVTAVLITLLLVVFGYVLLYYHTSKSGVWRGERSSRAKGTFFVHYLNLFLSVCPMLLLVIKLLLYSYSSELHPSVGLWVSLILCNILLVLPKALAPYLYGLRYRDLRGALLDFFGLNRPRAITPVM, via the coding sequence ATGGACGCGCTTCTGCAGGGGCGAACGGAAAGGCTCTTTACGGCTGCGGAGGATTTCATACTGTCTCTTTTGTGTACATTTGGTGACTGGTACAACAGTTCGGGGCAGGCTGAGCGTCTCGGAAGACAATTTGCTCTGACTAATACCTCCCGTACTGCAATGGAGTTGTTTGTGCAAGAGTGGCAGGTTTTTCTCCCTCCCCGGCATGTTAGGGTACTCCAGATTTGCCCCATCCTAGGATTTCTGGCTGTATTTTTAACCACACCAATCATCTTGGCCCGGATCCTGTCCCGAGCTCACTTGCGTCAGCAGACCCGCTACCTTCTACTGGCCAATGCTTTGCTTAGCGACCTACTCTTTGTGGCTTTCTACATGCTTACCACCTGCTTGAATGCAGCTACTGTGCTGATGTCAGACTTGGCCTGTGCTGCCATGCTCTTCCTGATGGGAATCTTTTACAGCGGTGGGATCTTCAGCGCCACTGCCATAGTGCTGGACACTTCCTTGGCTATATTAGCCCCATTACGATATGCTACGCTGTGGCCCGTCTCCAGAACCTATGCAGCCGTCCTCACTATCTGGGTTATTTCTGTCTTCTTCCCTGCCGCATCTGTGGGTCTCTTCCTGTGGTACCATACTATGAGCCCTTGTACCCAACACATTTGCTCTCTGCCTCTGGTGCTCGTGCTGACTGTTAGCCACTCAAAACCACTCCAGGTGTGCATGTTGCTAACTGTCACAGCTGTTCTAATTACTCTGCTGCTGGTGGTATTTGGTTATGTGCTTCTGTACTATCATACCAGCAAGTCCGGTGTGTGGAGAGGAGAACGGTCATCCCGGGCTAAAGGGACATTTTTTGTTCACTATCTCAACTTGTTCCTGTCTGTGTGCCCCATGCTGCTACTGGTCATCAAGTTGCTGCTGTACAGCTACAGCAGTGAGCTACATCCCAGTGTAGGCCTCTGGGTTTCGCTGATACTGTGTAATATCCTGCTGGTTTTGCCCAAAGCCCTGGCACCTTATCTGTATGGGCTCAGATACAGGGACCTGCGTGGGGCACTGCTGGATTTCTTTGGGCTAAATAGGCCTAGGGCCATCACACCTGTTATGTGA